A segment of the Fusobacterium ulcerans genome:
AATCAGAAAATTTCCATAGCTCTTTACAACATCTTTTCCTGATAGTTTTTTTCTTACTTCAGCTATGTCTTCAGCTATTTTTTCTTTGGAATTTTCAAAGTAATCAAGATATTTTTCTATCTCTTCTGGATTGCATTTTTCCTGCAATAGTTCTGGATATACTTCCCTGTTGAGAGTAAGATTAGGCAAAGAAACAAATCCTACTTTCAAAATATGCCTTGCTATAAAAGCATTTATAAAATTTGTCCTATAAACAACAATAACAGGAATTCCCATTAAAGCAAGCTCCAGTGTTACTGTCCCAGAAGCTGCAACAGCTGTCTTAGATTCTTTTACACATTCAGCCAGACTTTTATCTGATACTATCTTTAAATTTTTATATTTATTCAAGTCTTCATCTATCCATTTCAGATGGTCGCTGCTGGAAAGCTTCAAAAGAAATGTTTCATCTTTTTTCTTTTCCACTACTTTCAGCATTATAGGAATAAGTGTCCTTATTTCCTGTTTTCTGCTTCCTGGAAGAAGAAGTATATTATTTCCAGTTCTCTCAATTACTGAATACTTATCTACAAATGGATTGCCAAAGTATACAGCATCTACTCCATGTTTCTTGTAGAAATCTACTTCCCATGGAAAAATAACCATTATGTGATCTGCTTTTACCAGCTTTGTTATTCTTTTTTCTCCCCATATCCAAAGTTTTGGGGGTATGTAATAAAAAACCTCTACTTCTAGCGCCTCTTTTTTCAAAAGTTCCAGAAACTTAAGGTTAAATCCTCCATAGTCCACAAGAATCACTTTGTCTATTTTTTCTTTCTTTATAAAATCAATATATTCATTTGCTTTCTTTTTTAAGAAACTATACTTTTTGAATACTTCAGTAAATCCCATTATCGCAAGCTCTTCTATGTCTTGTATTACTTCTACTCCTTGAGCTCTGCTATGATTTCCTGCTGCTCCATAAAATTTCAGATCTTTATTCTGTTCAAGCATAGCTTTTACTAAATATGAAAGATGTAAATCTCCTGAAACTTCTCCTGTGGATACAAAAAATTTCATAAAAATCTCCTTTTAAGCTTTTATTCCCATAATAAAAAGAGAGTTCTCTTCAGCAAGCTTTACAGCTTCATCTCTGTTAAGAAAAAGCATTTTTCCTGCTTCTCCAACAATTCCCTTTGCTCCTATCTCTATTGCTCTCTTTATAGTTTCTATTCCCACTGCTGGTATATCTACTCTCATATCCTGCTGGGGTCTTGACATCTTTACGATTATTGTTCCTGTTCCAGCCAGTTCTCCAGCTCTTTTTATGGTTTTATCTGTTCCTTCTATTCCTTCCAATGCCACAACAGAAGAATCTTTACATACAACAGTCTGTCCAGCATCCACTTCACTCAGAGCTTTTGCCGCTTCCATTCCGATTTTTATAGTTTTCATATCTTCTTCTGAAGGTTTCAGCTGTGTATAGCAATTCTCTTGAAACATAAAATTTTTCAAAAGATAGTTCTGTGGCAGAACTTTTATTCCGTTTAATCTAAAAAATGCAATAATTGCAAAAAGGAGAGTTTCATCTTTTTTGTCTGGTAACCTTTTAAGAAGCTCCTCTCCATATTTGTCTAATTTCATCTCTTTAAAAATAATTTCTTTTTCAACTTTACCTAGCATAATGATCTCTCTTATATCATTCAAGAGAAAATGTTTCACTATAGCTCCTACTTCACCTATGTTAAAAGCTTTAAAGTTGCTGCAACTTTTGATTTCAGGTTCAATAGTTTCAAAAAGACCTATGGGAAAAACATTGATCTTCTGCTTTTCAGCTTCCTGTAGGAAATAAAGGGGCAGTTTTCCATTACCAACTATTATCCCTAATTTATCCATTATCTAGTTATCCCCCTATTACTGTTATTTATGAAGTCCAGCAAGTATTTTATATTATCATCTTCACCATATTCTTCCTCTACCTGCTTAACAGCTTCTTTTAAAGGAAGACCATTTCTAAATATGATTCTGTAGGCTTTCTTCAGATTTGACAATGTCTCATCAGAAAAACCTCTTCTTCTAAGTCCAATACTATTTAATCCTCTTACTTCAGCTTTATTCCCTTCAGCAAGTACGAAAGGACAAATATCCTGATTTACAGCACTTGCCCCTCCTATCATAGAATAAGAACCTATTCTACAGAACTGG
Coding sequences within it:
- the lpxB gene encoding lipid-A-disaccharide synthase; translation: MKFFVSTGEVSGDLHLSYLVKAMLEQNKDLKFYGAAGNHSRAQGVEVIQDIEELAIMGFTEVFKKYSFLKKKANEYIDFIKKEKIDKVILVDYGGFNLKFLELLKKEALEVEVFYYIPPKLWIWGEKRITKLVKADHIMVIFPWEVDFYKKHGVDAVYFGNPFVDKYSVIERTGNNILLLPGSRKQEIRTLIPIMLKVVEKKKDETFLLKLSSSDHLKWIDEDLNKYKNLKIVSDKSLAECVKESKTAVAASGTVTLELALMGIPVIVVYRTNFINAFIARHILKVGFVSLPNLTLNREVYPELLQEKCNPEEIEKYLDYFENSKEKIAEDIAEVRKKLSGKDVVKSYGNFLIRGEQ
- a CDS encoding LpxI family protein gives rise to the protein MDKLGIIVGNGKLPLYFLQEAEKQKINVFPIGLFETIEPEIKSCSNFKAFNIGEVGAIVKHFLLNDIREIIMLGKVEKEIIFKEMKLDKYGEELLKRLPDKKDETLLFAIIAFFRLNGIKVLPQNYLLKNFMFQENCYTQLKPSEEDMKTIKIGMEAAKALSEVDAGQTVVCKDSSVVALEGIEGTDKTIKRAGELAGTGTIIVKMSRPQQDMRVDIPAVGIETIKRAIEIGAKGIVGEAGKMLFLNRDEAVKLAEENSLFIMGIKA